Below is a genomic region from Vulgatibacter sp..
GCTGATCGGCCGGCGGTACAACAACGGCAGGCTCACCCTCTTCGCGACCAACTACCCCCGCGAGGAGCAGGAGCCCACCCGGGACGGAAAGCAGGAGCTCTGGCACCAATCGCTCCGCACCCGCGTCGGGGAGCGGGTCTACTCCCGCCTCCACGAGATGGTGGCCTTCATCGAGTTCTCGCGCGCGACGCCGGACCGCCGGATCCCAGGCTGAGTCGAGCGCCGGTACGAACCGGGGTTTCGAGGGAATGCGGCACGTGGCGGAGCAGCGCAGCAGCGGCACCGGTGGTCGACGGGGAAGATGGCTGGCGGCAGCCGTGCTCGTGGTGGGGCTCCTGCTCAGCGCCGTGGCCACGCGCTACGTGCAGCGCAACGTCGAGCAGGCGGCGCAGGTCCGGCTCACCTACCAGGCGGACGAGGCGGTGCAGCTCCTCGCCAAGCGGATGGAGGCCTACGTGGCGACCATCCGCAGCGCCGCGGCGCTCTTCGCCGCGAGCGAGACGGTGACCCGCGGCGAGTTCCGGCACTTCGTCGATGCCCTCGACCTCCGCACCACCTATCCCGGCATCCAGGGGCTCGGCTTCACCCGCGTGGTGAGAGGGCCGCGGGGCGCCGATCCGCGGCTCGAGGGCTATCTCGTCCACGAGCCGCCCAGCCACTCCGCGATCGTGATGATCGAGCCCATCGGCCCGCGGAACCTGCAGGCCCTGGGCTACGACATGTTCGCCGAGCCGACGCGGCGCGCGGCGATGGAGCGCGCCCGGGACAGTGGCCAGCCCGCGGCGAGCGGCAGGGTCGAGCTGGTGCAGGAGATCACGCCGGAGCGGCAGGCGGGCTTCCTGATCTACGTGCCCGTCTACGAGACCCGGCAGCTTCCGCCCACGGTGGAAGGCAGGCGGGCGGCGCTGATCGGTTGGGTCTACAGCCCCTTCCGTACCGGCGACCTCCTCCGCGGCGTCTACGGTCCCTCCCTCGACTTCGAGATCTCCATCTACGGGGGGAGCGACGTCGACGACGGCAGGCTCCTCTACGCTTCCGCCGACGCTGCGCTGCTCGAGACGGACGCGGTGGCGGTGCGGCAGCTGCAGGTCGCGGGCGAGACCTGGACCATCGTGCTCGGCAGGGCCGGCGGGCTGGTGCGCGGCAGCGAGGCGCTCCTGCCGCCCCTCGTCCTCGTGGCGTCGGCGCTGGTGACCCTCCTCCTCTTCGGGATCACCTGGAGCCTCGTCCAGGGACGGGAGGCGGCGGAGGAAGCCTCGGCGCGGCTCCTCGCCAGCGAAGCGGAGCGAAGCCGCCTCCTCGATGCGGAGCGGGTCGCCCGCGTGGAGACGGAGCAGGCCCGCCAGCGGGCCGCCTTCCTGGCGGACGCCAGCGCGCTCCTCGCCTCGAGCCTCTCCGCGCCCGACATGCTCGAGAAGCTCGCCCGGCGGGCGGTCCCCTTCCTCGGCGACGGCTGCGCCATCGACCTCGAGAACGAGCAAGGCGAGCTGACACGCGAGGTGGTGGTCTACCGGGATCCCGCCCTCGAGGAGTGGATCCGCGAGGCCTACCGGGGGGAGGCGCTGACGGCGACCTTCGCGCCGATCATCCACGGGGTCGCGGCGACCGGCAAGCCGGCCATTCTCGCCGAGGTACCCGACACCGTCCCGGCACGGTTGCCGCCGCAGTTGCGGGAGATGGGCAGGAAGCTCCTCGGCTCCTTCGTGGTCGTGCCCCTCACCTCGCGCGAGGGGATCCTCGGCACCATCTCCTTCTCCGCGGAGCAGCCGGGCCGCTTCGGTCCTGCCGAGCAGGAGCTCGCGATCGATCTGGGCAGGCGCGTGGCGCTCGCCATCGACAACACCCGTCTCTTCGCCAACGCGCAGGAGGCGATCCGCGTCCGCGACGACTTCCTCTCGATCGCCTCCCACGAGCTCCGCACGCCGCTCACCGCGCTGCAGGCGCATCTGCAGGGCCTGCTGCGCTCGCTGCAGCGCGAGCTGCCGCCGCCCGCCACTGTCGAGACGAAGATCGAGACGGCACTGCGACAGACCCGGCGTCTCGGCAAGCTGGTGAACGAGCTGCTCGACGTCTCCCGGATCACCGCGGGCAAGCTCCACCTCGAGCGCGAACCCTTCGATCTGGCGGAGCTGGCGACCGAGCTCGCGGAGCGGTTCCGCGAGGAGGCGCAGCGCGCGGGCTCGGAGCTGGTGGTGCGGGCGGAGCACGGCGCCACCGGCAGGTGGGATCGGAACCGGATCGAGCAGGTGCTCACCAACCTGCTCTCCAACGCGATCAAATACGGGGCCGGTGAACCGGTGGAGCTCGACGTGAAGAACACCGGTGCCACGGTCTGCGTCAGCGTCTACGACCGCGGCATCGGCATCTCGCCCGAGGCGCAGCTGCGGATCTTCGGCCGCTTCGAGCGGGCCTCGTCCGAGCGCCACTACGGTGGGCTCGGCCTCGGCCTCTACATCACCCGGGAGATCGTGGCGGCCCACGGCGGCCAGATCCTGGTCAAGAGCGCGCCCGGCGAGGGCGCCCGCTTCCTCGTGGTCCTGCCCCGGGAGGCGCCCGATCGGCACGACGCCGAGGCGTCGCCTGCTTAGACCGTGATCAGCTCCGCGTGGAGGCGGCGGACCGCCTCCGCGAGGTGCCGCTCCTCGACGAGCACGCTGATCCGGAAGCTCGAGGTCGAGAGGGCGAGGACCTCGATCTGCGCAGCGGCGAGGGCCGCCAGGGCACGCCGGACGTTTGCGAACGTGGCGTTGATCCCCGAGCCGATCGCCGAGACCGCGCCGATCCCCTCGCGCACCTGCACCTCGCCGCCGAAACGCACGGCCAGGTCCTGCTTCAACGCGCCGAAGTCGTGGAGGTTCTCGAGAGAGAGGAGCAGCGAGGTGGCGCCGGTCCCGGCGCTGGAGGCCCGCTCGAAGAGGAGCTGCTTGCCCCCTGCAGCCCTGGCGTCGAGGTGCTCGAGCAGCTCGGCGAGGGCGGTGCTGCTCTCCGGCTTCGCGTCGAGGAGCGCCAGCTCCTTCTCGGAGGTGACGCCGACCACGCGGCCCGGCGCCCCCGGGGCGAGCTTGCGGACCACCGTCTCGCCGCTGCCCCCGAAGGTGGAGCGGGCGAAGATGGCGATCCCCTTGTCCTTGGCGAATTCCACCGCCTGCGCGTTCAGGACCTTCGCGCCGGCCTCCGCCAGCTCCTGCATCTCCTCGTAGGAGACCTCCGAGAGCCGCCTGCTCTCCGGGACCACCCGCGGGTCGGCGCTGTAGACGCCCTCCACGTCGCTGTAGATCTCGCAGGCCTCGGCGCCGAGCGCCGCAGCGAGGGCCACCGCGGTGGTGTCGGAGCCCCCGCGTCCCAGGGTGGTGACCTCCTTCTTGTAGGAGACGCCCTGGTAGCCGGCGACGATCACCACCTTGCCGCGCTCGAGCTCGTCCTGCACGCGGTAGGGGCGCACCTCGACGATCCGGGCGTTGGCGTGGCTGTCGTTGGTGATGATCCCCGACTGGGATCCGGTGAAGCTCACCGCCGGGACGTTGCGGGCGTTCAGGGCCATCGAGAGGAGGGCCATCGAGATCCGCTCGCCTGCGGTGAGGAGCATGTCGAGCTCGCGCCGCGCGGGGCTCTCGCAGACCTGCCGCGCCAGGGCCAACAGCTCGTCGGTGGTGTCGCCCATCGCCGAGACCACCACCACCACCTGCTTGCCGGCGGCCTGGGTGGCGGCGACGCGATCGGCCACCTTCCGGATCTTCTCGACGTCGGCGACCGACGAACCGCCGTATTTCTGCACCACGATGGACAAGGCGAACCTCCGCTTCCCACCCTCCTTCCTACGGAAGGTCGAGGCAAAGCAACAAGAGCGGTGAGGCCGGGCCCTGCCCTTCCCCTGCCGGGCGGGCTAGCCGTTGACAGCTTCCGCTCCTGCCTTAGGTTGCCCGCCCCCGCCGGCGCTTTCCGCGCAAAACCCAGTGTTTTGGGCGTTTCTCCGGTGGGAATGGCCCGACGGGCGCTCGTGTTGCGAAGCCCGTCGATGCCCGGGGTGCGCCCCGGGCGACCTACAGGAGAACGCCCATGATCGAGGTTTCGCATTTGTCGAAGCGCTATCGCGATCTGGTGGCCATCGAGGACCTCTCCTTCACCGTGGAGAAGGGCGAGATCCTCGGCTTCCTCGGCCCGAACGGCGCGGGGAAGAGCACCACGATGCGCATTCTCACCGGCTTCCAGCCGGCGACCTCCGGCACGGCCCGGGTGGCAGGGTACGACGTCTTCGAGCAGCCGCTCGAGGTGAAGCGGCGGGTCGGCTACCTCCCCGAGATCCCCCCGGTCTACGGCGACATGACCGTCGCCGCCTACCTGAAGTTCGTCGCCGAGCTCAAGGGTGTGCCCCGCAAGGCCCGGGCCGCCGAGGTGGAGCGGGTGGCCGACGCGGCGCGGGTGGCCCACGTGATGGACCGCCTCATCGACAACGTCTCCAAGGGCTACAAGCAGCGGGTCGGGATCGCGCAGGCCCTCCTCGGATCCCCGGACGTGCTCGTCCTCGACGAGCCGACGGTCGGCCTCGACCCCTCGCAGATCCTGGAGGTCCGCGATCTGATCCGCGGCCTCGCCGGACGGCACACGGTGATCCTCTCGACGCACATCCTCCAGGAGGTGGTGGCCACCTGCGACAGGGTGCTGATCATCGCCAGGGGCAAGCGCGTCGCCCACGAGCGCCTCGCCGATCTGCAGGCGAAGCACCCGGGCAAGAGCCTCGACGAGATCTTCCTCGACCTCACCTCCGACACGCGGATCGCTCCGCCTGCTGCAGTCCCTGCAGCCGGTGAGCGCGCGGCCTGAAGGAGAACGAACGATGCGCAGCACGATCGCGATCGCTCGCAAGGAGCTCCACATCTACTTCACCACGCCGATCGCCTACGTCGTCTTCTTCGCGACGTCCTTCATCGGCGCCTTCTTCTTCCTCTCCCTCACCGCCGAGTACCAGCGGCGCTCGATGCAGTTCATGCAGTTCCAGGCGCCGCAGATGCTGGAGCGGATGAACCTCACCGACATGGTGGCCTCCCCCCTCGTCCTCAACATGGGCGTGATCCTCATCTTCGTGGTGCCCTTCCTCACCATGCGGCTCCTCGCCGAGGAGCGGCGCCAGAAGACGATGGAGCTGCTGATGACCGCGCCGATCCGCTCCGGCGAGATCGTCCTCGGCAAATACCTCGCGGCGCTCTGCGTGCTCCTCGTCGTGGTGGCGATCACCGCCGTCTTCCCGGCGCTCCTCGCCAGTTGGGGCACGGGCAGCGGCGGCGGCAGCGCGGTGGAATGGCAGACGGTGGGGGCGGCGCTCGCAGGGCTCTTCCTCTGCGGCGCCGGCTTCGTCGCCGTCGGCCTCTTCGTCTCGGCCCTCACCGAGTCGCAGGTGGTTGCGGCCCTGATCACCTTCCTCGTCCTCCTGCTCACCTGGGTGGTGGGCTGGAAGGCGGCGGAGGCGGAAGGCGTGTGGCAGGAGATGATCGCGCACCTCTCCTCGGTGCAGCACCTCGTCTCCTTCGCCCGCGGGGTCGTCGCCGTGGAGGACCTCGTCTACTTCCTGTCCCTCGCCGTGATCGGCCTCTACCTCACCCACCGCGCCGTCGAGGCGCGCCGCTGGGCCTGAAGCCGCGGGGAGATCGAACATGAAGAATCTGCGTTTCCTCTCTCGATTGGCACTCGGTTTCGGTATCGCCCTGCTCGTCTCGGCGCTGGCGAGCACGATCCTCGTCGGCGGCGGCGCAGCCTCGGTGCAGGGGGCCCTCGGCCTCGCGGGCCTCGCCTTCTACTTCGCCACCAACAAGGGCGCCTTCGGACGCACCTTCGCCGGCAGGGCCACCTTCTACTACGCCACCACCTCCGTGACCGCGCTCCTGCTCGTGGGCGCGGTGGTCGCAGCCAACTACGTGGCGGTGAAGAAGGAGGTCCGCTGGGATCTCACCAGGGGCGGCATCTTCACCCTGGCGGAGGACACGGTAAGGACCCTGGAGGGCCTGCGCGAGGAGGTGCAGGTCACCGCCTTCTTCGGCCCAGCGGATCCCGCCCACGCCGAGGTGAAGGAGCTGCTCGATCGCTACCAGGCGAAGAGCAGCAAGCTGGTGGTGGACTACGTCGATCCCTATGCGTCGCCGGAGCGCGTGCAGGAGAAGGGGATCCGCGAGGGCGGGCCGCGGGTGATCTTCGCCAGCGGCGGGAACGAAGCCCGCGCCGGCGAGATCAGCGAGGGGTCCTTCACCAACGCGCTCGTCAAGGTGCTGCGCCGGGGCGAGAAGAAGCTCTACGTCACCACCGGGCACGGCGAGCGCGATACCGCCGACCAGGGGCAGCGGGGCTACGGGCGGGTCGCCTCCGCGCTCGCCGACGAGGGGCTGCGGATCGAGAAGCTGCAGCTCACCACCGGCGAGGTGCCGGAGGATGCGGCGGCGGTGCTGATCCTCGGCCCGGAGAAGCGCTTCTTCGAGCCCGAGGTGGAGTCGCTGCGCCGCTACCTGGAGACGGGCGGCCGGCTCCTCGTTGCGCTGGAGCCAGGCTTCTCCGATCCGGCCCTCGAGAAGCTCCTCGGCGACCACGGCTTCGTCTTCGACCAGGGGCTGGTGGTGGATCCCCTCTCCCGGCTGATGGGCGGCGGCGCCGCGATCCCGGTGGTGCAGACCTACGCCGACCACGAGGTGATCCGCGAGTTTGCCCTGGCGACCCTCTTCCCCACCGCCCGCTCGATCGCAGCCAGCGGCGATGCCGCGCCCCGCCCCACGGTGATCGCGCTCTCCAATCCCTCCGCCTGGGCCGAGAGCAACCTCGACGATCCCCAGGCCCGCTACGACGAGGGGGAGAAGCGCGGGCAGCTAGGCCTCGCTGCTGCGGTGTCGAGGCCCGCCGGCGAGACGGAGGCCAGGATCTTCGCTGTCGGCGACGTGGACTTCGCCTCCAACCAATACGAGGGCGGCGGCGGCAACAGCGACTTCTTCCTCAACGCCGTCAACTGGCTCGCCTCCCGGGAGGCGCGGATCACCATCCGCCCGAAGAGCCGCGAAGCATCGCGGCTGGTGCTCACCGAGGCCGACGCCCGCTTCTTGAACCTCTTCTCCCTCAACGTGTTGCCGATGCTGATCCTCGGAGCGGGGCTCTCGGTCTGGCTGGTGCGGAGGTCGAAGTAGCCATGACGCAGAAGACGAGGATGCTCGCCACGATGGCGGCTGCGGTCGCGGTCGCAGCAGGCGCCGGCGCCTTCGCCTTTTTCGGCGTCTTCGAGGCCGGGCAGGCGGAGGCCGCGCGCAAGGAGGCGGACGAGAAGCTGCTCGGCTTCGAGGAGGCGCAGATCCGCAGGCTCGAACTCCGGGCGAAGGGCGAGACCACCGTGCTCGAGAAGCGCGACGGCTCGTGGCGCCTCGTGCAGCCGGTCGACGCAGCGGCGGATGGCGACGCGGTGGAGTCGCTGCTCCGCCAGCTCGCCGCGGCGCGCCGGTCGAAGACGGTGGACGGCACCGATCCGGCGCGCTTCGGCCTCGCCGATCCAGCGGTGGTGGTGAGGGCGTTCGGCGCTGGCGAGGCGAAGGCGGAGGTGGCCCTGGGCGCAACCAACACCTTCGACGGATCGCTCTTCGTGCGCGACGCCGCCGGCAGGATCGCCACCACCGCCGCCACGCTGCGGGGCGCGCTCGAGAAGGTCGCCTTCGATCTGCGGGAGAAGCGGCTCGCCCGCTTCGGGACGGAGGCGGTGGACGAGATCCGGGCGGAGGGTGAGCGGGACTTCGTCCTCGCCCGCAGCGACGAAGGCTGGCGCCTCCTGGCGCCGGTGCAGGAGGCGGCGGACCGCGAGACGACCGAGGGGATCCTGCGGGCGCTGCAGGATCTCCGGGCCACCGCCTTCGCCGCGGAAAAGCCCGAGGCACTGGGACCCTGGGGCCTCGAGACGCCGGCGCTCACGGTGCGGCTCCAGCGGGGAAGCGAGCCCCCGGTCGTGGTCGCCTTCGGCCGCGTCGAGGGCAAGGTCTACGCTCGCGCCGGCGCGGGCCCCGTCGCCGAGGTGGCTGCGTCCATTCTCGACCGGGTGGGCAAGACGGTGGAGGAGCTCCGCGACAAGCGCGTCCTCGCCTTCGAGACGGAGCGGGTGCGGCGGGTCCGCCTCGAAGGCGAGGGCGGCGCGGCCGAGGTGGAGAGGCGTGGCGAGGATTGGTTCCTCGTGGCGCCGAAGGAGGCGAAGGCGAGGGGCTGGAAGATGAGCTCGATCGTCTCGTCGCTCTGGGGCCTGCGGGCCGAGGCCTTCGTCCCCGGCAGCGAGGCGGCGGAGCGGGGCCTGGAGAAGCCCCGCCGGCAGGTCACGCTGCTCGACGAGCAGGGGAAGGAGCTCGCCTCCCTCCATGTTGGCAGGGAGGAAGGCGCCTTCCTCTGGGTTCGGGCCTCGGGCCAGGAGCGGATCGCGAAGGTGAAGGGGCCCCGGCTCTCGAGCCTGCCTGCCTCCTCCGCCGAGCTGGAGGAAGCGGCGCCGGAAACGGCGAAAGCCCAATGAAGCATTGACGGGCGCTGGGCTCTTGCGTAGATCCCACCGATTCGGAGGAGATGGAATGGCTCGCGTTACCATCGAAGATTGTCTGCCCCTGGTGGAAAACCGCTTTGCGCTGGTGATCCTGGCGACCAAGCGGACGCGCCAGCTCATGGCCGGCGCCAGGCCGCTCCTCGAGCAGGGCAAGAACAAGCCCGCGGTGCTCTCGCTCCGCGAGGTGGCCACCGGCAAGGTGAAGTTCGACCGCGAGGTCCGGGACGCGCTGCTCGGCAAGTTCGACGAGGAGGTCGGTCCCACGATCCTCCGCGCGATCCCCGCGCCGTCGGCCACCGGCCGCCCGTAGTCGCTCCCGCTTCTGCCGGGATTCGAGAGGCGCCCTTCCCGCACGGGATGGCGCCTCTCGTCGTTCCTGCGTCCTGCAGCGGACGGGAGCCCGTGCGCCGGGCTTGGCAGGAGGGGCGCCCCTGCTTAGTGGGGTGGGAGGAGGTGGCTTTGGTCCCGTTCGAACTCTTGCCCGGTGGTGCGGAACGCTGCTCCGTCGGTGGCTGCACCTACGTCGTCACCCGGCTTCGTCCCGGCGCCCTGCTCGTCTCCGTCCATGGCGACGATCGCGGGGCTGCGGGGGACTGGATCTTCGAGCGGCTCGGAGCGGAGGCGCGCCGCTTCGCGCGGCCGCTCCGCCTCTTCGTCGATCTGCGGGAGGCCCGTGGTGCCGCGCCGCTGGTGCAGGAGAGCTGGACGGCGTTCTTCCGGGAGAGGCGGTCGCTCCTCGAGCGCGTGACGCTCCTCACGGCAGAGCCGTGGACGAAGCTGGTGGTGGCGATCGCGCGGCACCTCGCCGGCGCGGAGGGCTGGATCGATTCCAGCAACGACCCCGCCGCGTTCTCGGAGGCGATCGGGGGCCGGCAGCCGGCCCTGCAGCTGGAGGCGAAGGCGTTGCCCCTCTCGCTCGAGCGCGCCGCTGGCGCCGTGGAGATCGCCGGCGCCGGCGCCTCCTTCCGGATCGAGCGCCTCGCGCCCGGCGTCCTCGGCGTGCGCGTCGCCGGCGCCGATGCCGGCGAGCTGCCCTGCCTCGTCTTCGATGCAGTCGAGGAGATGGCGGGCGCCGGCCGCTACGCCCTCTTCATCGACGCCAGCGCCGCCACCGAGGTGCACCCGCCCGCCCGCGAGCTGTGGACCGCCTGGCTGACTGCGCAGCGGCAGCGGCTGGACGCGGTCCACTCGCTGGTGCGCCACCGCTACCTGCAGCTCACCGTCGGCACCGTGCACGAGCTCTCGCGGACCGGCGATCGGATGCAGGTTCACGCGGATCCCGCCAGCTTCGAGAGGGCGCGGGCATCGCGGGTTGCCGCGCGCGTACGACCGTGACGCGCTACTGCGACCTGCGCCTGGTGCTCGCCATGAAGCGCTCGACGTCGACGATGGCGCGCCGGTGGAAGCCGCTGCCGATCTCGCCGACGTCGTCCTCCGCCCGGATCTCGAAGGTGTAGAGCTTGCCGTCCATCCCGGTGAAGCGGGCGTGGGCGGTGATCTCGCGGCCGGGGAGCGTCGGCGCGGTGTGCTGCACCTGCAGGCCGGCGCCCACCGAGCTCTCCCCCGGCTCGAGCACCTGCTGCAGCACCCGGGCAGCGGCGAGCTCCATCAGGCCGATCATCGTCGGCGTCGAGAGCACCGCCAGGAAGAGGTCCCCCGGCTCCGACGCCAGGGCGCTGGCCAGGTCCGCCTCCTCGACCCGCTTCGTCGCGGTCGCGCTCGCGTTCATCTCCAGCACACGCCTCTCCACGAACGACCTCCCTCGCCTGCGGGGAGTGTAGCAGCGGCAGTGGAGGTGGAGCGACCGCCGGGCGACGGGGCCCGGCGGTCGCGAGGTCAGTGGAGCGCCCGGTTGAGGCGGCTGTATTTCTCGCCGGCGCCGAGACGGTAGCTGCGACGCAGCTCCGCCAGCAGCGGCTCCACCCGCCCCTGCTCCACGTAGCGCAAGAGCTCCCGGCAATAGCCGCGGGCGAGGCGGTTCGCGGTGCGGTAGCGCTCCAGCTCCTCGGGACCCAGGTGCGGCAGGTAGCTCACGTCGCCGAAGAGCCGGTCGAGGAGCGCGGGCACCTCGTGGCGCTGGCCCCGGCGCCAGAGGAAGAGCGCCGCCAGTGCGAATTTGTCGATCTCCGCCTGCACCTCCAGCTCGAGGAGGGAGACCGGCCGCAACACCTCCGCCCTGCTCGTCAGGTAGACGAAATGCGAGACGCCCTCGATCGCGAGGCAGAGCGTGGGGAAGTGCTTCGTGAAGAGGGCGCCGAGGTTCCGGCCGGCGGTGCGCAGCGCCTCGAGGACCCGGGGCGCGAGGTAGACCGCCACCGAGAGCTCGCCCCGCTCCTCGACGACGAGGACCTCCTCCTCCGCCTTCGGCGCCTTGAGGCCCATCTGCTCGAGGCCGGAGCGGGAGACTACGAAGTCCTCCACCCGGTGCCCGGTCTCCACCGCCTGCACGTGCTGGAGCTCGTGCTGGAGCCAGCCGAGGGCGCGCACCGCCGTATCGCCCGGGGCCGTCACTGCACCTCCCGGAGTTGCCTCCCCAGCGGCGGGATCACCCCCTCTTGCGCGAGGAGCCGCGCGGTCCGCGCCGAGCCGGTCTTGAGGAAGCGCTCGTAAAGCCGGAGCACGCCCTGCTGGCTGGTCATCGCCACCCGCTCCGAGACGTCGTTGAGCAGGTCGACGATCGCTCCGAACTTCTCGGCCAGCTCCTCGTAGAGGCCCGCATTCGGCTGCGGGTCGAGGAGCCGCGCCAGGCTCGAGTAGGCCAGGTGCCCCATGGACATGTAGTAGCGCGCGTCCACGAGCCGCGGCTCGAGGCTGTCGGAAAAGAAGCCGGTGACCCAGAGGCTGGTGTCGCCGATCTTCCGCAGGGCCGCGGCCCGCTCCTCCCGCTGCGCCTCGAGGGCCCTGGCGAGGACGAGCGCCAGCGGTTCCTGCTGCAGGGAGCCGTCCTCCTCCCGCACGAAGAGCCGCTTCGGGTCCGCGAACTCGGAGAGAAGGTTGACCAGGTAGAACTCGGTCAAATCGTCCACCTGGACACGCTGGCGCTCCCGGGCTTCGCCGAGGAGCTCCTTGAAATACTCCCGGATGCTCGTCCCGGTCAGGATCTCCGCCTGGTCGGCCATGTCGTCGCCACCTCCTGGACGGGCTTTGGCTGCGGCCCGCCTCCGAAAAAGGTAGCAACCGGCCGCACCGCCGGACAACCAAACCCCCTGTCCTTCCGGGCACTTGCGCTGGCACTCCCGCGCCGCGAGTGCCAGTTTCGCGGCCTTTCCGCTCGCTGGCGCTCGCCGGGCGCGAGTGCCAGCGTGGCAAGCGAAATCGACCGATTTTCCGGGGGATACGTCCTTCGCAAAACCTTGCCCGAGGTGCCCTTGACGCCAAAAAGACCTGCGTTATATCTGCGCCACGAATTGGCACTCGCCCGGCGAGAGTGCCAAGCGCAGATCTCGCCGGGCAGCAATCACGAAGCAGGAGGAAACTCTCATGAAGATTCGGCCGCTGCAGGACCGCCTCATCGTCAAGCGCCTCAAGGAAGAGGAGAAGACCAAGGGCGGGATCATCATCCCCGAGACCGCCAAGGAGAAGCCCCTCGAGGCCGAGGTCATCGCCGTGGGCAACGGCAAGGTCCTCGAGGACGGCAAGGTCCGTCCCCTCGACGTGAAGGCCGGCGATCGCGTCCTCTTCAGCAAGTACGCGGGCACCGAGATCAAGATCGAGGGCGAGGAGTTCCTGATGCTGCGCGAGGACGACGTCCTCGGCGTCATCGAGAAGTAACTCCCAGAGATTCCAACAGGTGGCCGCCGTTTCGCGCGGCCGCCCACCGAGGTTTTCAGAACATGGCCAAGGAAATCATTTTCGACGTGCGCGCCCGTGAGGCGATCCTCCGCGGCGTCAACACCCTCGCCGACGCAGTGAAGGTCACCCTGGGGCCCAAGGGCCGCAACGTGGTGATCGAGAAGTCGTTCGGCTCCCCGACGATCACCAAGGACGGCGTCACCGTCGCCAAGGAGATCGAGCTCGAGAACAAGTTCGAGAACATGGGCGCCCAGATGGTGAAGGAGGTCGCCTCGAAGACCTCCGACGTCGCCGGCGACGGCACCACCACCGCCACCGTTCTCGCCCAGGCGATCTACCGCGAGGGCTCCAAGCTCGTCGCCGCGGGCCACAACCCGATGGCGATCAAGCGCGGCATCGACAAGGCGGTCGAGGCCATCGTGGCCGAGCTCCGCAACATGTCGAAGCCGACCAACAGCCAGAAGGAGATCGCGCAGGTCGGCACCATCTCCGCCAACGGCGACACCACCATCGGCAAGATCATCGCCGAGGCGATGGAGAAGGTCGGCAAGGAAGGCGTGATCACGGTCGAGGAGGCGAAGGGCCTCGAGACCAACCTCGACGTCGTCGAGGGCATGCAGTTCGATCGCGGCTACCTCTCGCCCTACTTCGTCACCGATCCGGAGCGCATGGAGGTCGTCCTCGACGATCCCTTCATCCTCATCCACGAGAAGAAGATCTCGTCGATGAAGGACCTGCTCCCGGTGCTCGAGCAGATCGCCCGCGCCGGCAAGCCCCTCCTCATCATCGCCGAGGAGGTCGAGGGCGAGGCGCTCGCGACCCTCGTGGTCAACAAGCTCCGCGGCACCCTGAACGTCGCCGCCGTGAAGGCCCCGGGCTTCGGCGACCGCCGCAAGGCCATGCTCGAGGACATCGCCACGCTCACCGGCGGCACCATGATCGCCGAGGACCTCGGCATCAAGCTCGACACGCTGACCCTCAAGGATCTCGGCCGCGCCAAGCGCGTCTCGATCGACAAGGACAACACCACCATCGTCGACGGCGCCGGTGAGAAGTCCAAGATCGAGGCCCGCGTGAAGCAGATCCGCGTGCAGATCGAGGAGACCTCCTCCGACTACGACCGCGAGAAGCTCCAGGAGCGCCTCGCCAAGCT
It encodes:
- a CDS encoding CHASE domain-containing protein — encoded protein: MRHVAEQRSSGTGGRRGRWLAAAVLVVGLLLSAVATRYVQRNVEQAAQVRLTYQADEAVQLLAKRMEAYVATIRSAAALFAASETVTRGEFRHFVDALDLRTTYPGIQGLGFTRVVRGPRGADPRLEGYLVHEPPSHSAIVMIEPIGPRNLQALGYDMFAEPTRRAAMERARDSGQPAASGRVELVQEITPERQAGFLIYVPVYETRQLPPTVEGRRAALIGWVYSPFRTGDLLRGVYGPSLDFEISIYGGSDVDDGRLLYASADAALLETDAVAVRQLQVAGETWTIVLGRAGGLVRGSEALLPPLVLVASALVTLLLFGITWSLVQGREAAEEASARLLASEAERSRLLDAERVARVETEQARQRAAFLADASALLASSLSAPDMLEKLARRAVPFLGDGCAIDLENEQGELTREVVVYRDPALEEWIREAYRGEALTATFAPIIHGVAATGKPAILAEVPDTVPARLPPQLREMGRKLLGSFVVVPLTSREGILGTISFSAEQPGRFGPAEQELAIDLGRRVALAIDNTRLFANAQEAIRVRDDFLSIASHELRTPLTALQAHLQGLLRSLQRELPPPATVETKIETALRQTRRLGKLVNELLDVSRITAGKLHLEREPFDLAELATELAERFREEAQRAGSELVVRAEHGATGRWDRNRIEQVLTNLLSNAIKYGAGEPVELDVKNTGATVCVSVYDRGIGISPEAQLRIFGRFERASSERHYGGLGLGLYITREIVAAHGGQILVKSAPGEGARFLVVLPREAPDRHDAEASPA
- a CDS encoding aspartate kinase; the protein is MSIVVQKYGGSSVADVEKIRKVADRVAATQAAGKQVVVVVSAMGDTTDELLALARQVCESPARRELDMLLTAGERISMALLSMALNARNVPAVSFTGSQSGIITNDSHANARIVEVRPYRVQDELERGKVVIVAGYQGVSYKKEVTTLGRGGSDTTAVALAAALGAEACEIYSDVEGVYSADPRVVPESRRLSEVSYEEMQELAEAGAKVLNAQAVEFAKDKGIAIFARSTFGGSGETVVRKLAPGAPGRVVGVTSEKELALLDAKPESSTALAELLEHLDARAAGGKQLLFERASSAGTGATSLLLSLENLHDFGALKQDLAVRFGGEVQVREGIGAVSAIGSGINATFANVRRALAALAAAQIEVLALSTSSFRISVLVEERHLAEAVRRLHAELITV
- a CDS encoding ABC transporter ATP-binding protein, with amino-acid sequence MIEVSHLSKRYRDLVAIEDLSFTVEKGEILGFLGPNGAGKSTTMRILTGFQPATSGTARVAGYDVFEQPLEVKRRVGYLPEIPPVYGDMTVAAYLKFVAELKGVPRKARAAEVERVADAARVAHVMDRLIDNVSKGYKQRVGIAQALLGSPDVLVLDEPTVGLDPSQILEVRDLIRGLAGRHTVILSTHILQEVVATCDRVLIIARGKRVAHERLADLQAKHPGKSLDEIFLDLTSDTRIAPPAAVPAAGERAA
- a CDS encoding ABC transporter permease subunit; this encodes MRSTIAIARKELHIYFTTPIAYVVFFATSFIGAFFFLSLTAEYQRRSMQFMQFQAPQMLERMNLTDMVASPLVLNMGVILIFVVPFLTMRLLAEERRQKTMELLMTAPIRSGEIVLGKYLAALCVLLVVVAITAVFPALLASWGTGSGGGSAVEWQTVGAALAGLFLCGAGFVAVGLFVSALTESQVVAALITFLVLLLTWVVGWKAAEAEGVWQEMIAHLSSVQHLVSFARGVVAVEDLVYFLSLAVIGLYLTHRAVEARRWA
- a CDS encoding GldG family protein, coding for MKNLRFLSRLALGFGIALLVSALASTILVGGGAASVQGALGLAGLAFYFATNKGAFGRTFAGRATFYYATTSVTALLLVGAVVAANYVAVKKEVRWDLTRGGIFTLAEDTVRTLEGLREEVQVTAFFGPADPAHAEVKELLDRYQAKSSKLVVDYVDPYASPERVQEKGIREGGPRVIFASGGNEARAGEISEGSFTNALVKVLRRGEKKLYVTTGHGERDTADQGQRGYGRVASALADEGLRIEKLQLTTGEVPEDAAAVLILGPEKRFFEPEVESLRRYLETGGRLLVALEPGFSDPALEKLLGDHGFVFDQGLVVDPLSRLMGGGAAIPVVQTYADHEVIREFALATLFPTARSIAASGDAAPRPTVIALSNPSAWAESNLDDPQARYDEGEKRGQLGLAAAVSRPAGETEARIFAVGDVDFASNQYEGGGGNSDFFLNAVNWLASREARITIRPKSREASRLVLTEADARFLNLFSLNVLPMLILGAGLSVWLVRRSK